From the Corythoichthys intestinalis isolate RoL2023-P3 chromosome 13, ASM3026506v1, whole genome shotgun sequence genome, one window contains:
- the txnb gene encoding thioredoxin b, with product MVKQVQSLEEFEEILKTSGDKLVVVDFTATWCGPCRMISPKFEEFSHTYTNVVFIKVDVDECDDVAQKHGISAMPTFLFFKNGKKVDDFTGANADKLLERIQKYLN from the exons atggttaaacaggTCCAGAGCCTT GAAGAGTTTGAGGAAATCCTGAAAACAAGTGGAGATAAGTTGGTTGTGGTGGACTTCACCGCCACATGGTGTGGACCATGCAGGATGATCAGCCCCAAGTTTGAG GAATTCTCACATACGTACACAAACGTGGTTTTCATCAAGGTCGACGTGGATGAATGTGAT GACGTGGCTCAGAAGCATGGAATCAGCGCCATGCCCACGTTCCTGTTTTTCAAAAACGGAAAAAAG GTAGATGATTTCACAGGGGCCAACGCAGACAAACTACTTGAAAGGATTCAGAAATACTTAAATTGA